CTATTCAAGCTGTGATTAAAACCTAAACTGTCCAATCTGCTTCCGAATAATAAAGTGTGATTTATCAGAGCACTTAAGATATTTATGATGATATCATTGTTGAGcatgccaataaaattatttttaactaCACCAAGAGCTTTCTTAAAGTGATGTTTATGAATGCAATCATACTCGATCAGGTTCATAATACTACTATTCtttgtattttattgtttatgtgATGCATATTAGAAGACATCATTACAGGTGCACAAAACATTTTGGGCATATAAAGATATAAACATGATAAATgataaacaaacattgatgctacagtacatacatatgtgaaaaaaaacattttgacattacTATGAacattaagatattcatttatgagattttctttaaaagcatttttattttacagataTAAAGGATGAGCGGGACACAAATAAACGTGGGGTTAATCGTGCACAGctactttacatttttatacaagGCCGAGCAGTCTGgtcttttggtctttttctcttactgtcagaagatgatctccggtgaatttgtgaaaagatattgaacaaagagtgttttggaggcatgaaagtaaatttcaaAATCTTAGATGaaggatgatggatggatgaatgtgtggatatctatccattataggcagatatataaacaatatccacctttaatatatagacagaattttattgaattatttgtgttgaaACTAAATTTTCTAGCAGGCGTTACAACAAACCCTTTGTTTTGTTACAAtaaaccccacctatggggtaacgtttgcactcctgtcattttcggtgtaattgtacgataacggAAGGACCCACGAACAAacttttaagtgttcattttgtagcagagatgtgtgtgttgactgtgtaaaaacattattaatctaacttaaatattttttgaatgacagAGCCAAAGTCAAAAAGCATTAGTTTGTGCCCCCACTCTCCCCTAACATTGAAATGGTTATACAAAAAgtcatatataatttttttttaatttgatgGTTAAGATTTTCCATACTGACTGTAGACATGATTGATGTCCATGTGACTTCACATTCTGTGATGGGATCTCATCTCTTGTTCATCTGCTATTAAACATCAGGATCAGATTATTGATGGCTACGACTGAGGACTCATCATTCTGTCCGGTCACCAGGTGTCGGTCCAGAACCACATGAACAGCATCCTCAATGCTCGCTGTAAGGGAAACATTTTATCTCATgttaaaaaacaatacaatatgACAATGCTCATTCAAAGCGTACGTATGTAAGAACAGCAGCTTTGTGTTAAACTATACAAGTCATATACAGTAGATGTGACTATGACAGTATCGATCACAATCTACTTTCTTTGGTAACTGGTGTGACCTCACCTGTGTAAGATCCACCATTGTCTTTAATAAAATCCTCCACGATCAGTGGCAGGTTGGCGAATTCTGGAGATCGTACGAGCTCAAATACAGAAGGCTAAAAAACAACAGAAACTAGAGTGATTCACAGACATATCTATGTTATGAATTAGTTTTATGATTAATGGAAAATGAGCACGTACGCCGGTCATACTGTAACCACTAAATATCCACTTCTGTTCCTCTGTGGCACAGCAGAGAGCAGCTACACCCTGTCCCACAGCGCACACGGGCTCTACAACATACAACAACACACACATGAATCAAACCAAATAATCTGTGTTAAACTGTGTTTAGATATGTGGAGTCTTACTTTTCTGTGATGTGAAGTGAGACAGGATTCGTGCGAGGGAGCCGCTGTGTGCGAGATCTCTCAGGGCCCCCGGACAATCGGGAATCAACAGCGAATCGTAACGTGCGCCTGAAACATCACACATTATTACAACTAAAAATGTGGAACACAATGAACCTTTGTAATAAGATATGTGCTTatataacatacaaaaacaGGCCCTTCTGATGGCTTCTAATACAAATACCATTATAAACCATTAAATGTGCAGTGTTTAAACCAATTATAACTATTATTAATAGTTTTGTTGAGAGGGGTGAAATATATCACTCGAACCATCTATTGACTCCAGTTTCGTTGGGTTGGCGTAGGATGTGAGGTTGAACTCTTGCACCCATCGGCTTGCACTTTCATCAACACAGACAAAGTCAATGGGCTTCCCCTATTAAACAGAAAGATATAAAAGTACAGGGCAAGTGGTGTAGTTAGGTATAACTGGACATTGAAGGGTAAACTTTAGTTGTGTATGCTGCAGTGTGTGCTTTCTCACGCCAGGTGTCGCTGTCTGCAGGTTAAACACTGAACTGCACAAAGTAAAACAGTGCTGAAGTGATCGAGCTGACACTCCTGCAGgtaaaacaaaacacaattggTACACATTTACAGAAATTGGTCagttaataaatacatttataataataaatatcttAAAATGGACACATTGCTAAACTAGTCATGTGATCTAAGCATCTTTGTCATTAATCATTCAGTGCATTTACatgtaatatatattttcttttcttttttcagttaccaactgtgtttatatatttttaaaaacatgtggCACATGTAATCGTAAACATAATGTCGTTATGTTCAAAGTCTTACCTGCAGATGCAGCACTGGCCACAATCAGACATGTAGGTTTAGATGTCATTATTGATGCTTTATATCACCTTTAAATCACCGACAGTTAAAGTGCGATCATGGAAATACAAATAGCAAAAATGACCTAATAAACACATGTGATAAAACTGAATAAATTCCTTGAATTATTGTTAAACACACAGAGAACTGAAATCATTTGATCAGCAGATTGTTTTGAAAGGTCCGTCTGTTATAAAGTTCCGCGTGCAACAGTACCGGGGTAAGTAGTTCCGATGGTACAGAGTTGTGAGGTACTTGCCAACCAAAGTGTTTAAAATCCGCAATTTGaccttaaaaatgaaatgtatgGTTTAGTTGTTGATCGttaatatattgtatatttgtCACCTTAGCAAGCGATTTGTCTTTCGTCATTTAAGTCGATAGGACTTGATTTCGTGTTACTGAAATAACTGCCCGGATGAGTTGCAAATATGTTCGCGagtgacttttttttaaaatgactcATACTTGAGGTTGTGGCCACAAAggcaatggtttaaaaaactaAACACTGTTTCTATATATTTAAGTTAATAGAGCGTCTGAGCTGTTTGTTAAGTGTATATGATCAATTATGTTCAGGGACTCATACGGTACCCAACACAGAAAACCCAGTGGTCATCATACTTTAGCTGTGCTTtatgataaataaaataaaacacaattatgataaataaaacacaataacaaCAAACCCAAACTTAATTCTACATATTGACAATAATTATCTGCAGTGTTTAATAATAAAGAATAACAGAAGTGTTTTATTGTTTGTTGTATGACCATCAATGGTGTACAAGATAACTGGAACAATTATAGCTTAAAACATCAGCAATCAAAAAACAAAAgatctttaaataaacacactgcaaaaataaaacatttgtaacTATAGATGTTTGAACAGTGGGAGTGTGGACCATCCATATACTTCCATTAATAATTGTATAATTATTTGGGGGCTCCTAAAACAACAGCACCTGTTTGTAcctaaattaataaaaacttcTCAGAGTGACTGTCCTGCAGCCGAAAAATATTGACTCATCACTGTCATCTTGCATATCTTTGATgcataatgtattttaaaaatacacagTAACAGTCATGTtttggttgttgttgttggaacAGAGCTGATATAACTTTTCTTTCAGTATATATCTTCTTTCAGACTTCGATACAGGCAGCAGGTGATTATCATCCCCACAATCTGttacacaaaaaagtaaaaaggtGAT
The DNA window shown above is from Paramisgurnus dabryanus chromosome 23, PD_genome_1.1, whole genome shotgun sequence and carries:
- the gatd1 gene encoding glutamine amidotransferase-like class 1 domain-containing protein 1 gives rise to the protein MTSKPTCLIVASAASAGVSARSLQHCFTLCSSVFNLQTATPGGKPIDFVCVDESASRWVQEFNLTSYANPTKLESIDGARYDSLLIPDCPGALRDLAHSGSLARILSHFTSQKKPVCAVGQGVAALCCATEEQKWIFSGYSMTGPSVFELVRSPEFANLPLIVEDFIKDNGGSYTASIEDAVHVVLDRHLVTGQNDESSVVAINNLILMFNSR